The Arachis hypogaea cultivar Tifrunner chromosome 14, arahy.Tifrunner.gnm2.J5K5, whole genome shotgun sequence genome has a segment encoding these proteins:
- the LOC112743787 gene encoding uncharacterized protein has translation MYDTNLMHKIWLRTKENMQNKRITYTVKFNQSQLIDLIDTDSVNQLITFNDDTTHVYIMEVEKTNHDSTPHEDNDDNVHDSTLSSNSTQGVDVVTNIYGQNPLTPILCTTQLVPTTQLKVVRYRDHNVMVRGSNVDVCVNLLHKECTCLEWQMTGIPCPDACAAIKLLHGNIYTYVEECYLKSSQEKIYEISMIPIETHDMSDLNNLTLTDWENNIFLMPPTTTRPPGRPYKKRRESQFQDMRVYKCSRCDQSGHNRSKCRNLNPERI, from the exons ATGTACGATACAAATTTAATGCATAAGATATGGCTTCGAACCAAGGAAAATATGCAGAATAAACGCATTACCTACACAGTCAAGTTTAACCAATCTCAACTTATAGATCTCATTGATACTGATAGTGTTAACCAATTGATCACATTCAATGATGATACAACTCATGTATACATCATGGAGGTAGAAAAGACTAACCATGATAGTACACCTCATGAGGACAATGATGACAACGTTCATGACAG taCACTATcaagtaattcaactcaaggagTCGACGTCGTTACTAATATTTATGGTCAAAATCCATTGACACCAATTCTATGTACAACGCAACTTGTCCCTACTACGCAACTTAAAGTAGTGAGATATAGAGATCATAATGTTATGGTTAGAGGGTCAAATGTTGATGTATGTGTGAATCTACTACACAAAGAATGTACATGTCTTGAATGGCAAATGACTGGAATTCCATGTCCAGATGCCTGTGCTGCAATTAAATTATTACATGGCAACATCTACACCTATGTAGAGGAGTGCTATCTAAAAAGTTCACAAGAAAAGATTTATGAGATCAGTATGATCCCAATTGAAACTCATGACATGTCTGATCTCAACAACCTGACCCTAACAGACTGGgagaataatatttttcttatgcCACCTACAACAACTCGTCCTCCAGGAAGGCCGTACAAGAAGCGCCGAGAGTCACAATTTCAAGATATGCGTGTTTACAAATGTAGCCGATGTGATCAGAGTGGTCATAATCGTTCTAAATGTAGAAATCTTAATCCAGAAAGAatatga